Proteins encoded together in one Anabaena sphaerica FACHB-251 window:
- a CDS encoding NlpC/P60 family protein, translating to MNSFLGTNYLWGGENKLGIDCSGLVRQGLVGANLKYGLLSLNPQLIREGISIWFFDASAEALASEYRNKTKVIMKANSINELDHEKIQPGDIAVTQDGTHTLAYIGNQTWIEADPNYLKVIQLQVSDKNNPWFNVPIYIV from the coding sequence ATGAATAGCTTTTTAGGAACTAATTATCTTTGGGGTGGGGAAAATAAACTGGGGATTGATTGCTCAGGTTTAGTGAGACAGGGATTAGTAGGTGCAAATTTAAAATATGGTTTACTTTCTCTTAACCCTCAACTAATTAGAGAAGGAATTTCCATCTGGTTTTTTGATGCTTCTGCTGAAGCTTTAGCCTCAGAATATCGAAATAAAACCAAGGTAATTATGAAAGCTAATAGTATTAATGAATTAGATCATGAAAAAATCCAACCAGGAGATATTGCTGTGACTCAAGATGGTACACATACATTAGCATATATAGGTAATCAAACTTGGATTGAAGCTGATCCCAATTATTTAAAAGTCATTCAATTGCAAGTTTCTGACAAGAATAATCCCTGGTTTAATGTTCCTATTTATATAGTGTAA
- a CDS encoding phycocyanobilin:ferredoxin oxidoreductase, whose translation MSSNPTASLREQQHPLIRQLANTIEGVWHKYLDLSPYHLPAELGYVEGRLEGEKLIIENRCYQTPQFRKMHLELAKVGNMLDILHCVMFPRPEYDLPMFGCDLVGGRGQISAAIADLSPVNLHRSLPVAYNFALTELTAINFSQPRELPDWGNIFSDFCMFVRPSSPEEETLFLSRVQEFLEIHCSQATSSSPVAPEKVASIIAGQHNYCTKQQQNDKTRRVLEKAFGQDWAENYMTTVLFDLPE comes from the coding sequence ATGTCTTCCAACCCTACCGCCTCCCTTCGTGAACAACAACATCCCCTCATCCGTCAACTAGCTAATACCATTGAAGGGGTTTGGCATAAATACCTAGATTTATCACCCTATCATTTACCGGCTGAGTTGGGATATGTGGAAGGTAGACTAGAAGGCGAAAAACTGATTATAGAAAACCGCTGTTATCAAACACCCCAGTTTCGCAAAATGCACTTGGAACTAGCAAAGGTGGGGAATATGTTAGATATTTTGCATTGTGTAATGTTTCCCCGACCAGAATATGATCTACCCATGTTTGGTTGCGATTTAGTTGGGGGTAGAGGTCAAATTAGTGCGGCGATCGCTGATCTTTCTCCTGTAAACTTACATAGAAGCTTACCAGTAGCTTATAATTTTGCCCTGACCGAGTTAACAGCGATCAACTTTTCCCAACCCCGTGAGTTACCAGACTGGGGAAATATATTTTCTGATTTTTGTATGTTTGTTCGTCCTAGTTCTCCAGAAGAAGAAACCTTGTTTCTGTCTCGCGTCCAAGAATTTTTAGAGATTCATTGCAGTCAAGCAACTTCCTCTAGTCCCGTAGCACCGGAAAAAGTAGCCTCAATTATTGCTGGACAACACAACTATTGTACAAAACAGCAACAAAATGACAAAACTAGACGTGTTCTAGAAAAAGCTTTTGGTCAAGATTGGGCAGAAAATTACATGACCACTGTATTATTTGATTTACCAGAATAA
- a CDS encoding isocitrate lyase/PEP mutase family protein yields MSTSQKLRELLARPEIIVIPGVYDCLSAKLVEQTGFEVAATSGFGIAASTLGLPDYGFLTATEMFYSVGRITQSINIPLIADCDTGYGNALNVMRTVKDAVQIGLAGIILEDQEWPKKCGHFEGKRVISMHEHAGKIRAAVEARGDSGLVIIARTDARAPLGLEEAIKRGKSYINAGADVLFIEAPQSVAELQTIAAAFPHVPLVANIVEGGKTPEMTTAELQKLGFKIIFFPLTALMAVTEVMSACFRHLKEQGSTANLTGLMNFQDFQELIGVPKYLQIEKEYIV; encoded by the coding sequence ATGTCTACTTCCCAAAAATTGCGGGAATTACTCGCACGTCCTGAAATTATTGTTATTCCCGGTGTCTATGACTGTCTGAGTGCGAAGTTGGTAGAACAAACGGGTTTTGAAGTTGCTGCTACCAGTGGTTTTGGTATCGCTGCTTCTACCTTGGGTTTACCTGACTATGGTTTTCTCACTGCTACAGAAATGTTTTATAGTGTAGGACGGATAACACAATCAATTAATATACCCTTAATTGCCGATTGTGATACAGGATATGGTAATGCTTTAAATGTGATGCGGACTGTAAAAGATGCCGTACAAATTGGGTTAGCGGGGATAATTTTGGAAGACCAAGAATGGCCAAAAAAATGCGGTCATTTTGAGGGTAAGCGAGTTATTTCTATGCACGAACACGCGGGAAAAATTCGTGCTGCTGTAGAAGCAAGGGGTGATAGTGGTTTGGTAATTATAGCCAGAACTGATGCCCGCGCACCTTTGGGTTTAGAAGAAGCTATTAAACGGGGAAAATCTTACATCAATGCAGGTGCAGATGTGTTATTTATCGAAGCACCTCAATCTGTGGCAGAATTGCAAACCATAGCTGCTGCTTTTCCTCATGTACCTTTAGTAGCTAATATTGTGGAAGGTGGAAAAACACCAGAAATGACTACAGCAGAATTACAAAAATTAGGTTTTAAAATTATCTTTTTTCCCCTGACTGCGCTGATGGCTGTAACTGAGGTGATGAGTGCTTGTTTTCGTCATCTCAAAGAACAGGGAAGTACGGCTAATTTAACAGGTTTGATGAATTTTCAAGATTTTCAAGAATTGATAGGAGTTCCCAAATATCTGCAAATTGAAAAAGAGTATATAGTTTAA
- a CDS encoding DUF1152 domain-containing protein, producing MNLNIPIIKQLSECRNLLIAGMGGGFDIFCGLPIYFELRRLGLKVHLANLSFSNIAFSKSAKLQQTILLTETLVGITSETEELPVYFPELYLAQWFKKELNEAVTLWCFKKTGVLPLLTNYNLLIEHLSIDGILLIDGGVDSLARGDEANMGTVTEDAVSIAAVSKLTQVPLRLIGCLGMGAERDISHAHILENIASLANSGGFLGSCSLLKQMQCYQNYEKALLYVQSQPQQEPSIINSSIISAVQGHFGDYHLTYRTKGSQLWISPLMSIYWFFELSTIVEQHLFLSELFLTETVADVIQVMLKVMQTRPRRIADKIPLV from the coding sequence ATGAACTTAAATATACCAATTATAAAGCAACTCTCTGAGTGCAGAAACTTACTCATTGCAGGGATGGGAGGTGGCTTTGATATTTTTTGTGGCTTACCGATTTACTTTGAGTTGCGACGGTTGGGGCTAAAAGTGCATCTTGCTAATCTTAGTTTCTCTAATATTGCATTTTCAAAATCTGCCAAACTTCAACAGACGATCCTATTAACAGAAACCTTGGTAGGTATTACATCGGAAACAGAAGAATTACCCGTTTATTTTCCTGAACTTTATTTAGCGCAGTGGTTTAAAAAAGAATTGAACGAAGCAGTTACCTTATGGTGTTTCAAAAAAACAGGTGTGTTACCTTTACTAACTAACTACAACCTACTAATTGAACATCTCTCTATTGATGGTATTTTGTTAATTGATGGTGGAGTTGATAGTTTAGCACGGGGTGATGAAGCCAATATGGGAACTGTAACGGAAGATGCTGTTTCCATAGCAGCTGTGAGCAAACTAACTCAAGTTCCTTTGCGGTTAATCGGATGCTTGGGTATGGGTGCAGAACGAGATATTAGTCATGCCCATATTTTAGAAAATATAGCGAGTTTAGCTAATTCAGGCGGTTTTTTAGGTTCTTGTTCACTCCTGAAACAAATGCAATGTTATCAAAACTATGAAAAAGCTTTGTTATATGTTCAGAGTCAGCCACAGCAAGAACCTAGTATTATTAACTCATCTATTATTTCCGCAGTCCAAGGGCATTTTGGAGACTATCACCTTACATATAGAACCAAAGGTAGTCAACTATGGATTTCACCCTTGATGTCGATATACTGGTTTTTTGAATTATCTACGATTGTAGAGCAACATTTGTTTTTGTCTGAACTGTTTTTAACTGAGACAGTAGCAGATGTCATCCAAGTAATGCTAAAAGTTATGCAAACCAGACCTCGACGAATAGCTGATAAAATTCCCTTAGTTTAA
- a CDS encoding Maf family protein, with the protein MKIPQFILASASPARRRLLQTVGIEPIVCPSDFDESQIQISEPAQLVQTLAQCKAETVAPQFSSALVMGCDSILAMNGEIHGKPADAQEAITRWQLMQGNFGDLYTGHVLIDNTQNRTIVKCQVTRVYFGQMSDRAIQAYVATGEPLKCAGAFALEGFGSLFVEKIEGCHSNVIGLSLPLLRQMIAELGYDVVDFWE; encoded by the coding sequence ATGAAAATTCCTCAATTTATACTCGCTTCCGCTTCTCCTGCGCGTCGTCGCTTGTTGCAAACTGTAGGTATTGAACCGATAGTTTGCCCTAGTGATTTTGATGAGTCGCAAATTCAAATCAGTGAACCAGCACAATTGGTACAGACTCTGGCTCAGTGTAAAGCGGAGACTGTAGCACCCCAGTTTTCATCGGCTTTGGTGATGGGTTGTGATTCGATTTTAGCTATGAATGGTGAGATTCATGGTAAACCAGCGGATGCACAGGAAGCGATCACTCGTTGGCAATTAATGCAAGGTAATTTTGGAGACTTGTATACTGGTCATGTTTTGATTGATAATACACAGAATCGCACTATTGTCAAATGTCAAGTGACTAGAGTTTATTTTGGTCAGATGAGCGATCGCGCAATTCAAGCTTATGTAGCTACAGGTGAACCTCTTAAATGTGCTGGTGCTTTTGCTTTAGAAGGATTTGGGAGTTTGTTTGTAGAAAAAATTGAAGGTTGTCACAGTAATGTGATTGGGTTAAGTTTACCCCTATTGCGGCAAATGATCGCCGAATTGGGGTATGATGTGGTTGACTTTTGGGAATAG
- a CDS encoding HlyD family efflux transporter periplasmic adaptor subunit — MSRVTEKPKLTEQALEKSKVWLKIAVALPVAIAAGFLATAKIEQLKKLTSSVSIAPTPKSISAVGRLEPRGEVIKIAAPNSGLSAGSRVQQLLVREGQRVQQGQVIAILDSRDSNMAAVEEAKARLQESRANLAQIKAASPRDIQAQSAVIARLQAQLAGEKDAQQATIARIAAELSGEKIAQTATIKRLEAELSGQRDSLRATIDRIRAEQRDAQVDAGRYEFLYREGAISQQERDKRRLRAATANQQVRETQASLRQALGTLQQQIAEARATQIKTIATLQQQLIEATATRDKTVSTLQKQIDEERARLSRLLDVRPTDVQMAQAQISNAIAFVRKAQAELQLSYVKAPTPGEILKVHTKSGEVMSANGIAEIGQTDQMFVIAEIPEDSIGKVLVGQSATITSDNGAFSGQIKGNITEIGRKIGKKDVLNTDPAADIDARVVEVKIALAPEYSQRVSGLTNAKVVVEINTDEVSKKK, encoded by the coding sequence ATGTCAAGGGTGACTGAGAAGCCAAAGTTAACAGAACAGGCACTAGAAAAATCTAAAGTTTGGTTGAAAATTGCTGTAGCCTTACCAGTAGCGATCGCAGCTGGATTCCTAGCTACAGCTAAAATTGAACAACTCAAAAAACTAACTTCTTCTGTATCCATAGCACCAACCCCCAAAAGCATTAGTGCTGTAGGCAGATTAGAACCGCGAGGAGAAGTGATTAAAATTGCTGCTCCCAACTCAGGACTATCAGCAGGTTCACGAGTACAGCAACTCTTAGTCAGAGAAGGACAGCGAGTACAGCAAGGTCAAGTTATTGCCATTTTAGACAGCCGCGATAGCAACATGGCAGCAGTCGAAGAAGCAAAAGCCAGACTGCAAGAATCTCGTGCTAATTTAGCTCAGATCAAAGCTGCTTCACCAAGAGATATTCAAGCTCAATCAGCGGTCATTGCTCGTTTACAAGCACAATTAGCAGGGGAAAAAGATGCTCAACAAGCAACTATTGCCCGCATCGCTGCCGAGTTAAGTGGGGAAAAAATCGCCCAAACAGCCACAATTAAACGGTTAGAAGCCGAACTGAGCGGACAGAGAGATAGTTTAAGAGCTACAATTGACCGGATACGAGCCGAACAGCGTGACGCTCAAGTTGATGCTGGGCGCTATGAGTTTTTATACCGAGAGGGGGCTATTTCTCAGCAAGAAAGAGATAAAAGGCGGTTGCGTGCAGCTACTGCTAATCAACAAGTGCGGGAAACTCAAGCCAGTTTAAGACAAGCACTGGGAACCTTGCAACAACAAATTGCTGAAGCTAGAGCTACTCAAATCAAAACTATCGCTACTTTGCAACAGCAACTTATCGAAGCCACAGCCACCCGCGACAAAACTGTGTCCACTTTACAAAAGCAAATCGACGAAGAAAGGGCTAGATTAAGCAGGTTGTTAGATGTTCGTCCTACAGATGTACAAATGGCACAAGCCCAAATTAGCAATGCGATCGCCTTTGTCAGAAAAGCTCAAGCAGAACTGCAATTAAGTTACGTCAAAGCACCAACCCCTGGAGAAATTTTAAAAGTTCACACCAAATCAGGCGAAGTCATGAGTGCAAATGGCATTGCTGAGATTGGACAAACCGATCAGATGTTTGTAATTGCCGAAATTCCCGAAGATAGTATTGGTAAAGTTCTTGTTGGTCAAAGTGCGACTATCACCAGTGATAACGGCGCATTTAGCGGGCAAATAAAGGGCAATATCACTGAAATTGGTAGAAAAATAGGTAAAAAAGATGTGCTGAATACAGATCCAGCCGCAGATATTGATGCCAGAGTAGTAGAGGTGAAAATTGCTCTTGCTCCAGAATATAGTCAGCGCGTTTCTGGTTTAACTAACGCTAAAGTCGTTGTTGAAATTAATACTGATGAAGTGAGCAAGAAAAAGTAA
- the psbP gene encoding photosystem II reaction center PsbP, with the protein MWKRIALILVLVFSISFSNPSVAGAAGLKSFIDSADGYQFLYPNGWLQVKVANGPDVVFHDLIEVSENVSVVISPVPDGKTLTELGTPTEVGYKLGKAALAPVDSGRSAELTNVAQKEVDGKTYYLLEYEVTLPNQQKRHNVSSVAVSRGKLFTFNASVPEKRWKKLQRTIDELVNSFTVY; encoded by the coding sequence ATGTGGAAACGAATTGCGTTAATTTTGGTTTTAGTGTTCAGTATCAGCTTCAGTAACCCTAGTGTAGCTGGTGCTGCTGGACTCAAAAGCTTTATAGATAGTGCTGATGGTTATCAGTTTTTATATCCTAATGGTTGGTTGCAGGTGAAAGTTGCCAACGGTCCTGATGTTGTCTTCCATGATTTAATTGAGGTATCAGAAAACGTCTCTGTGGTGATTAGTCCCGTTCCTGATGGTAAAACTTTGACAGAACTAGGAACACCAACAGAAGTGGGATATAAATTAGGTAAAGCTGCTCTTGCTCCTGTAGATTCTGGCCGTTCAGCTGAATTAACCAATGTTGCTCAAAAAGAAGTTGATGGTAAAACATACTACCTTCTAGAGTATGAGGTAACACTCCCTAATCAACAAAAAAGACACAATGTATCTAGTGTTGCGGTGAGTCGTGGTAAGCTTTTTACCTTTAATGCTTCAGTACCAGAAAAGCGTTGGAAAAAACTGCAACGCACAATTGATGAACTTGTAAATTCTTTTACGGTGTATTAA
- the devC gene encoding ABC transporter permease DevC — protein sequence MTQKIPLSWLQLTREKTRLAVALSGIAFADILMFMQLGFRDALYYSNVRMHSSLKGDIVLINNQSNAVLAMKPFSQRRLYRALDLPAVESVHPIYLDYTSWKNPITGRPRSILTFGINPEVNVFDLPGVEENLDKLKMPDVVLFDRSSRVEYGPIAADFDQGKNVTAEVRRRRIKVAGLFTLGASFGADGNLITSDVNFLRIFSNRQTGLIDIGLIRLKPGADINQVTEYLRTYLPTDVNVLTKEEFIAFERNYWATSTAIGFIFTLGTIMGFIVGTVIVYQILYTEVTDHLSEYATLKAIGYTQNYLLTVILQEAFMLAVLGYIPGFACAIFMYQVARDATLLPVFMSSYRAIMVLILTILMCFISGAIAMRKLRSADPADIF from the coding sequence ATGACTCAAAAAATACCTCTATCTTGGCTACAACTGACAAGAGAAAAAACTCGCCTAGCTGTGGCTTTATCAGGTATTGCCTTTGCTGATATTTTGATGTTTATGCAGCTTGGTTTCCGGGATGCACTATATTATAGTAACGTCCGAATGCACAGCAGTTTAAAGGGTGACATTGTTTTAATTAACAATCAATCTAATGCTGTGTTAGCTATGAAACCTTTTTCCCAACGGCGATTATATAGAGCTTTAGATTTGCCAGCGGTGGAGTCAGTGCATCCTATATATTTAGACTATACAAGCTGGAAAAATCCTATTACTGGTCGCCCTCGAAGTATTCTTACTTTTGGCATAAATCCAGAAGTTAACGTATTTGATTTGCCTGGTGTCGAGGAGAATTTAGATAAACTGAAAATGCCTGATGTGGTATTATTTGACCGTTCTTCTAGAGTAGAATATGGTCCGATTGCTGCTGATTTTGATCAGGGAAAAAATGTAACAGCAGAAGTGAGAAGAAGACGTATTAAAGTAGCCGGATTATTTACTTTAGGTGCATCTTTTGGAGCAGACGGTAATCTAATTACTAGTGATGTCAATTTTTTGCGGATATTTTCTAACCGACAAACTGGATTAATTGATATTGGGTTAATTAGATTAAAACCAGGAGCAGATATCAACCAAGTTACTGAATATTTGCGGACTTATCTACCTACAGATGTTAATGTTTTAACCAAAGAAGAATTTATTGCCTTTGAAAGAAACTACTGGGCAACTAGTACGGCGATTGGTTTTATTTTCACTTTAGGGACAATTATGGGTTTTATTGTGGGAACCGTAATTGTTTATCAAATTTTGTATACAGAAGTAACAGATCATTTATCTGAATATGCTACGCTCAAAGCTATAGGGTATACACAAAACTATCTATTAACTGTGATTCTTCAAGAAGCTTTTATGTTAGCAGTTTTAGGATATATTCCTGGATTTGCTTGCGCTATTTTTATGTACCAAGTTGCTAGAGATGCGACACTTTTACCAGTTTTCATGAGTTCTTATCGCGCTATCATGGTACTAATATTGACTATTTTAATGTGTTTTATCTCTGGAGCGATCGCCATGAGAAAATTACGTTCAGCCGACCCTGCTGATATTTTCTAA
- a CDS encoding aldehyde dehydrogenase family protein yields MTKPIEVRNPRTGKFDYVIIPPPPKLLSQQCHRLRRGQIPWQEMGIEGRIEALQQWKQALLSDRKQLTDALVNDTGRLSTSMLEIDSFLSSIDRWCNLAPQLLQETAKNTTIPFIALQQSAVPYTLVGVISPWNFPLLLSTIDTIPALLAGCAVIVKPSEITPRFVAPLMTALNTVPKLRDALNFVEGAGQTGAALIEDVDLICFTGSVETGRVVAETAARNFIPAFLELGGKDPAIVLESADLDLATSAILWGSVVNSGQSCLSIERIYVAESIFAEFYHQLVAKAHRLQLAYPTVESGEIGPIISENQAAIINEHLQDAVSKGAVIHCGGKVEELGGGWWCRPTVITEVDHSMKVMTEETFGPIMPIMPFSTIEEAIDLANDSIYGLSAAIFAESEELALEIGMQIDVGAISINDAGLTAIMHEGEKNAFKFSGLGGSRMGAAGLKRFLRKKAFLIKTNTSKDPWWFHDQE; encoded by the coding sequence ATGACCAAACCAATAGAAGTCCGTAACCCCCGCACAGGTAAATTTGATTATGTGATCATCCCCCCACCCCCGAAGTTGCTTTCTCAGCAATGTCACAGACTCCGCAGGGGACAAATTCCTTGGCAGGAAATGGGTATTGAAGGTAGAATTGAGGCACTACAGCAGTGGAAGCAAGCCCTATTATCTGATCGCAAACAGCTAACAGATGCTTTGGTAAATGATACAGGCAGATTATCAACTTCAATGTTAGAAATAGACTCTTTTTTATCTAGCATTGATAGATGGTGTAATTTAGCGCCCCAGCTATTACAAGAAACTGCCAAAAATACAACTATTCCCTTTATTGCTTTACAACAATCTGCTGTTCCTTACACCCTTGTAGGCGTAATTAGCCCGTGGAATTTTCCCCTGTTGTTGTCTACAATTGACACAATTCCGGCTTTATTAGCGGGTTGTGCAGTGATAGTCAAACCCAGTGAAATTACACCCCGCTTTGTTGCACCTTTGATGACTGCACTAAATACAGTTCCTAAATTGCGCGATGCCTTAAATTTTGTCGAAGGTGCAGGACAAACAGGTGCAGCTTTAATAGAAGATGTAGATTTAATTTGCTTTACAGGTAGCGTTGAAACTGGCCGTGTAGTTGCAGAAACCGCAGCCAGAAATTTTATTCCTGCCTTCTTAGAATTAGGTGGAAAAGACCCAGCCATTGTGTTAGAATCAGCAGATTTAGATTTAGCAACTTCAGCGATTTTATGGGGTTCTGTTGTTAATTCTGGACAGTCATGTTTATCGATTGAAAGAATCTATGTAGCTGAATCTATCTTTGCAGAATTCTATCATCAATTAGTAGCTAAAGCCCATCGCCTCCAACTCGCTTATCCCACAGTTGAAAGTGGGGAAATAGGTCCAATAATTTCCGAAAACCAAGCAGCAATTATTAATGAACATCTGCAAGATGCAGTTTCCAAAGGAGCAGTAATTCATTGTGGTGGTAAAGTTGAAGAATTAGGTGGTGGTTGGTGGTGTCGTCCCACAGTTATAACTGAAGTTGACCATTCCATGAAAGTGATGACTGAAGAAACTTTTGGACCGATTATGCCCATCATGCCTTTTTCTACTATTGAAGAAGCCATAGATTTAGCCAATGATTCTATTTATGGATTGAGTGCTGCTATATTTGCTGAATCAGAAGAGTTAGCATTAGAAATTGGTATGCAAATAGACGTTGGTGCTATTAGCATTAATGATGCCGGTTTAACAGCCATCATGCACGAAGGCGAAAAAAACGCTTTTAAATTTTCTGGTTTGGGAGGTTCCCGCATGGGTGCAGCAGGGTTGAAACGCTTTCTCAGAAAAAAAGCCTTTTTAATTAAAACCAACACAAGTAAAGACCCTTGGTGGTTTCATGATCAAGAGTAA
- a CDS encoding DUF3598 family protein: MSNIRLEMPVLARHEGDWVGTYTLVDITGKILDTHQSHLSCQFPENSEYPYYQINRYTWTDGKKEEHQFPGTYQDKKLWFDTERIQGKAWEVDDSTVILWFGYKQFPDMYLYEMIQISPDNNHRARTWHWFKNHQIYQRTLIQEQRVSS, encoded by the coding sequence ATGTCTAATATTCGTTTGGAAATGCCTGTTTTAGCCCGTCATGAAGGTGATTGGGTGGGAACCTATACCCTGGTTGATATAACCGGAAAAATTCTTGACACTCATCAATCTCATTTAAGTTGTCAATTTCCGGAAAATAGCGAGTATCCTTACTATCAAATCAATCGTTATACCTGGACTGATGGTAAAAAAGAAGAACATCAATTTCCTGGGACATATCAAGATAAAAAACTTTGGTTTGACACTGAACGTATTCAAGGTAAAGCCTGGGAAGTTGATGATTCAACCGTGATTTTGTGGTTTGGTTATAAACAATTTCCAGATATGTATTTATATGAAATGATTCAAATTAGTCCAGATAATAACCATCGTGCTAGGACTTGGCACTGGTTTAAAAATCATCAAATCTACCAACGCACTCTTATTCAAGAACAACGGGTAAGCAGTTAA
- a CDS encoding nitrilase-related carbon-nitrogen hydrolase, whose amino-acid sequence METNNCNTHSLDSFRALALQVTCHAVNQASPTEARLIIQNTIQRLEKQIAASLAFIGADCRLIVLPEYFLTGFPMGESLEVWAEKACLEMAGVEYEALGKIAQKHKIFLAGNAYELEPNFPGLYFQTCFIIDPSGSIILRYRRLNSMFAPTPHDVWDKYLECYGLEGVFPVAKTEIGNLATLASEEILYPEVARCLIMRGAEILLHPTSEVYSKNLTPKDAAKITRAVENMVYVVSANTGGIVNSYIPSASVDGGSKIIDYRGIVLAETGAGESMAAFAEINLAGLRSDRQRPGLNNLLSRQRFELYAESYTKSHFYPPNTMLNGNIDRKHFIQTQQETIERLTKLGII is encoded by the coding sequence ATGGAAACTAACAATTGTAACACTCATTCTCTCGACTCATTCCGCGCTTTAGCATTACAAGTTACCTGTCATGCAGTCAACCAAGCAAGTCCGACTGAAGCCCGTTTAATTATTCAAAATACCATTCAACGCTTGGAAAAACAAATTGCTGCTAGTCTAGCTTTTATAGGTGCTGACTGTCGTTTAATAGTTCTCCCTGAATACTTCCTTACAGGCTTTCCGATGGGAGAATCTCTAGAAGTATGGGCAGAAAAAGCCTGTTTAGAAATGGCAGGAGTTGAGTATGAAGCACTTGGTAAAATTGCCCAAAAACATAAAATATTTTTAGCTGGTAATGCTTATGAATTAGAACCAAATTTTCCTGGTTTATATTTTCAAACTTGCTTTATTATTGACCCCTCCGGCTCAATTATTTTACGCTATCGGCGCTTAAATTCAATGTTTGCACCCACACCTCATGATGTCTGGGATAAATACCTTGAATGTTACGGGTTAGAGGGTGTTTTCCCAGTTGCAAAAACGGAAATTGGTAATTTAGCAACTTTAGCATCAGAGGAAATTTTATATCCAGAAGTTGCCCGTTGTTTAATCATGCGTGGGGCAGAAATTTTATTGCACCCCACATCAGAAGTTTATAGTAAAAATCTCACGCCTAAAGATGCTGCTAAAATTACCCGTGCTGTAGAAAATATGGTTTATGTCGTGTCAGCCAATACAGGAGGTATAGTTAATAGTTATATACCTAGCGCCTCTGTTGATGGTGGTTCTAAAATTATTGATTATCGAGGCATTGTATTAGCAGAAACAGGTGCTGGTGAAAGTATGGCAGCATTCGCTGAGATTAATTTAGCAGGATTAAGGAGCGATCGCCAACGACCAGGTTTAAATAATTTACTCTCCCGTCAACGCTTTGAACTTTACGCCGAAAGTTACACCAAGTCACATTTTTACCCCCCTAATACCATGCTGAATGGCAACATAGACCGTAAACATTTCATCCAAACCCAACAAGAAACTATTGAACGCCTCACCAAATTAGGGATAATTTGA